A part of Propioniciclava coleopterorum genomic DNA contains:
- the rpmG gene encoding 50S ribosomal protein L33 — protein MAKKSGDIRPKITLACTECKHRNYITKKNKRNDPDRLELKKFCPNCKTHTAHRETR, from the coding sequence ATGGCCAAGAAGTCTGGCGACATCCGCCCGAAGATCACCCTCGCCTGCACCGAGTGCAAGCACCGGAACTACATCACCAAGAAGAACAAGCGCAACGACCCCGATCGTCTTGAGCTGAAGAAGTTCTGCCCCAACTGCAAGACGCACACCGCTCACCGCGAGACGCGTTGA
- a CDS encoding TetR/AcrR family transcriptional regulator produces the protein MSDTPRQRARARTMDDIVRIGRAHLATEGAAALSLRAVARDLGVVSSAVYRYVANRDELLTLLVVDAYTELADAVDAAVAAAASEGDLGALAEFGVLARAVRAWALAEPARYALLYGSPVPGYHAPAERTAEPGTRVLQRLVAILGTAQPRGGDGEDPGHAASGVLADDLASIGRAAGVPLSPAAAATGVLAWNAVLGAISAEVFGWYGDTFDASAAALFEQQLALIADLLRRVGVAES, from the coding sequence ATGAGCGATACGCCGCGCCAACGCGCCCGGGCCCGCACCATGGACGACATCGTGCGGATCGGACGCGCGCACCTCGCCACCGAGGGCGCGGCGGCACTGTCGCTGCGCGCGGTGGCCCGCGACCTGGGGGTGGTGTCGTCGGCCGTCTACCGGTACGTCGCCAACCGCGACGAACTGCTGACCCTGCTCGTGGTGGACGCCTACACCGAACTCGCCGACGCCGTCGACGCCGCGGTCGCCGCCGCGGCATCCGAGGGCGACCTCGGCGCCCTGGCCGAGTTCGGGGTGCTGGCGCGCGCCGTGCGGGCGTGGGCGCTGGCCGAGCCTGCCCGCTACGCCCTGCTCTACGGCAGCCCCGTGCCGGGCTACCACGCGCCCGCGGAGCGCACCGCCGAGCCGGGGACGCGCGTCCTGCAACGCCTCGTCGCGATCCTCGGCACCGCACAGCCGCGCGGGGGCGACGGGGAGGATCCGGGGCACGCGGCGTCCGGCGTCCTGGCCGACGACCTCGCCTCGATCGGCCGGGCGGCCGGCGTGCCGCTGTCGCCCGCCGCCGCCGCGACCGGCGTGCTGGCCTGGAACGCGGTTCTGGGCGCGATCAGCGCCGAGGTGTTCGGCTGGTACGGCGACACGTTCGACGCGTCCGCGGCGGCGCTCTTCGAGCAGCAGCTCGCGCTGATCGCCGACCTGCTGCGTCGCGTCGGCGTGGCGGAGTCCTGA
- a CDS encoding YajQ family cyclic di-GMP-binding protein translates to MAADSSFDIVSKVDRQEVDNALNMAAKEVRQRFDFKGTDADIRWSGEAIEMEANGEERVKAILDVFQGKLIKRGISLKALDAGEPRLSGKQWKITATMEQGISQENAKKISKLIRDEGPKGVKSQIQGDELRVSSKSRNDLQAVQQMIRDADYEFAVQFVNYR, encoded by the coding sequence ATGGCAGCCGACAGCTCCTTCGACATCGTCAGCAAGGTCGACCGGCAGGAGGTCGACAACGCGCTCAACATGGCCGCCAAGGAGGTGCGCCAACGCTTCGACTTCAAGGGCACCGACGCCGACATCCGGTGGTCGGGCGAGGCCATCGAGATGGAGGCCAACGGCGAGGAGCGCGTCAAGGCGATCCTGGACGTCTTCCAGGGCAAGCTCATCAAGCGCGGCATCTCGCTCAAGGCGCTGGACGCCGGCGAGCCCCGCCTGTCGGGCAAGCAGTGGAAGATCACCGCGACCATGGAGCAGGGCATCTCGCAGGAGAACGCCAAGAAGATCTCCAAGCTGATCCGCGACGAGGGCCCCAAGGGCGTCAAGTCGCAGATCCAGGGCGACGAGCTGCGGGTGAGCAGCAAGTCCCGCAACGACCTGCAGGCCGTGCAGCAGATGATCCGGGACGCCGACTACGAGTTCGCCGTCCAGTTCGTCAACTACCGCTGA
- a CDS encoding DUF7218 family protein, with product MPGSIKDEELYEKLRDEGASKEKAARISNAAAAQGRSTVGRRGAKAEDYEDRTVPELRRRAKELGMTGYSKLSKAELIERLRHH from the coding sequence ATGCCCGGATCCATCAAGGACGAGGAACTGTACGAGAAGCTGCGCGACGAGGGCGCGTCCAAGGAGAAGGCCGCGCGGATTTCGAACGCGGCCGCGGCGCAGGGACGCAGCACCGTGGGGCGCCGCGGCGCGAAGGCCGAGGACTACGAGGACCGCACCGTCCCGGAGCTGCGCCGGCGCGCGAAGGAGCTCGGGATGACCGGCTACTCCAAGCTCAGCAAGGCCGAGCTGATCGAACGGCTCCGGCACCACTGA
- a CDS encoding NAD-dependent epimerase/dehydratase family protein: MSDLFIVTGAGPVGTTVAELLRDRGARVRVLTRSGSGPEGTERHRVDARDAGAVAEQVAGADAVFHCAHAAYSAKVWARDLPAAERVVLDAAADAGAPVVFPESLYSYSRPDLVMDEDGPRDVAGANAASGRRCWPHAPCTGPRRRPWWPATSSAPGCCRPTAASACCRRSSAAARSR; this comes from the coding sequence ATGTCCGATCTGTTCATCGTCACCGGGGCCGGCCCGGTCGGCACCACCGTCGCGGAGCTGCTGCGGGACCGCGGCGCCCGGGTCCGCGTCCTGACGCGCTCCGGCTCCGGCCCCGAGGGGACCGAGCGACACCGGGTGGACGCCCGCGACGCCGGCGCCGTGGCCGAGCAAGTCGCGGGCGCGGACGCCGTCTTCCACTGCGCCCACGCCGCGTACTCGGCCAAGGTGTGGGCCCGCGACCTGCCGGCGGCCGAGCGGGTGGTCCTCGACGCCGCCGCCGACGCCGGGGCGCCGGTCGTCTTCCCCGAGAGCCTCTACTCCTACTCGCGCCCCGACCTCGTGATGGACGAGGACGGCCCCCGGGACGTCGCGGGGGCAAACGCGGCGTCCGGACGGCGCTGCTGGCCGCACGCGCCGTGCACCGGGCCGCGACGGCGTCCGTGGTGGCCGGCGACTTCATCGGCCCCGGGGTGCTGTCGGCCCACGGCGGCGAGCGCATGCTGTCGGCGGTCCTCGGCGGCCGCACGCTCCAGGTGA